From a single Pelmatolapia mariae isolate MD_Pm_ZW linkage group LG20, Pm_UMD_F_2, whole genome shotgun sequence genomic region:
- the prickle3 gene encoding prickle planar cell polarity protein 3 isoform X3, with protein MMTKLVSDFQRHSISDDDSGCASEEYAWVPPGLKPEQVYQYFSCLPEDRVPYVNSPGERYRIKQLLHQLPAHDSEPQYCNSLDEEEKKELRLFSQQRKRENLGRGVVRLFPVTMTGAICQQCGRQICGGDIAVFASRAGHGSCWHPQCFQCASCSELLVDLIYFYQDGQIYCGRHHAERLKPRCQACDEIILADECTEAEGRYWHMKHFCCFECEAALGGQRYIMRESRPYCCSCYESLYAEYCDTCGEHIGIDQGQMTYDGQHWHAVDSCFCCARCQLPLLGRPFLPRRGLIFCSRSCSLGEDPNNSDSCDSALQSRSPHHNRRYGTAEKHHKLQCGSPLQPLEGINPILAPAKDCIHTAVETRGIHCTAPVQNGVPSPSHHPRQRGSYSPLPHIHLGNGLGPSWPSDIPHYSLLPGNCAIKLPGSSPQPEGELNGSTGLSGLNSRGTSTENDCRTWVEKTNKVMQANPPQKNSHVNKLISPDSPPLPLDNPSVLPPPLPMKSRDLLPRDSPSPKLQQPEDRPCDSPPPLTRSNTARVSFREPISSSYSMDEDEDEDENEEGLQEGEENQEDEDEGEGGFGSRLHLKKGVPPDMDLLDGSSYQQRHLRRGWGRSRIPSDPALHQGSERRSRRSRSDRPRLDSLDWRGEKDRDSRGCSNGSSLTLHPGQYKHEDSCSTCSSSSDSEEEGYFLGQPIPLPPQLRKQPPEEGKDVGGEEGKEGQRDFGLRGSIRRRRAHSLGAKDKDKNCAIS; from the exons ATGATGACAAAGCTAGTATCTGACTTCCAGAGACACTCCATCTCTGATGACGACTCAGGCTGCGCCTCCGAGGAGTATGCATGGGTTCCACCTGGGCTCAAGCCCGAACAG GTTTACCAATATTTTAGCTGCTTACCAGAGGACAGGGTGCCTTATGTGAACAGTCCAGGAGAGAGATACCGaatcaaacagctgctgcacCAGCTTCCAGCCCACGACAGTGAG CCCCAGTACTGTAACTCTCTGGAcgaggaggagaaaaaggagCTGCGTCTGTTCAGtcagcagagaaaaagagaaaacctgGGGCGGGGCGTTGTAAGACTTTTCCCAGTAACTATGACTGGAGCAATCTGCCAGCAg TGTGGCAGACAGATCTGCGGGGGCGATATAGCCGTGTTTGCGAGTCGGGCAGGACACGGCAGCTGTTGGCATCCTCAATGTTTCCAGTGTGCCTCCTGCAGCGAACTGCTGGTCGATTTGATCTACTTCTACCAGGATGGACAGATATACTGTGGTCGGCACCACGCTGAGAGGCTCAAGCCCCGCTGCCAGGCCTGCGATGAG ATTATTCTAGCAGATGAGTGTACGGAGGCTGAAGGAAGATATTGGCACATGAAGCACTTCTGCTGTTTTGAATGTGAGGCTGCTCTGGGCGGCCAGCGTTACATCATGAGAGAGAGTCGACCGTACTGCTGCTCCTGCTACGAGTCGCTGTACGCAGAGTACTGTGATACCTGTGGAGAACACATAG GTATCGACCAGGGTCAGATGACATACGACGGTCAGCACTGGCACGCTGTGGACTCGTGTTTCTGCTGCGCCCGCTGTCAGCTACCTCTCCTGGGGCGTCCCTTCCTCCCTCGCAGGGGCCTTATTTTCTGTTCCAGGTCCTGCTCTCTGGGAGAAGACCCCAATAACTCGGATTCTTGCGACTCTGCCCTGCAGAGCAGATCGCCTCACCATAACAGACGGTATGGGACAGCAGAGAAACACCACAAGCTACAGTGTGGTTCTCCACTGCAGCCACTAGAGGGCATCAACCCCATTTTAGCTCCTGCAAAAGACTGCATTCATACTGCAGTGGAAACCAGAG GTATCCACTGTACTGCTCCAGTTCAGAATGGAGTTCCTTCACCCAGTCATCATCCTCGTCAAAGAGGCTCGTACTCACCTCTTCCACACATTCATTTAGGGAATGGCTTAGGTCCTTCTTGGCCCAGTGACATTCCACATTACAGTTTACTTCCAGGGAACTGTGCTATCAAACTTCCAGGCAGTAGTCCCCAGCCTGAAGGAGAGCTAAATGGAAGTACTGGACTAAGTGGTCTTAATTCAAGAGGAACCTCTACTGAAAATGACTGTAGGACTTGGGTGGAAAAGACAAATAAAGTTATGCAAG CAAATCCTCCTCAAAAAAACTCTCATGTGAACAAACTCATTTCACCTGACTCGCCTCCGCTTCCTCTGGACAACCCCTCGGTCCTCCCACCTCCCCTGCCCATGAAGTCTCGTGACTTGTTGCCCCGGGATTCACCTTCGCCAAAACTCCAGCAACCAGAGGACAGACCCTGTGACTCTCCACCCCCGCTGACTCGCAGCAACACAGCCAGAGTCAGCTTCAGAGAGCCAATCAGCAGCAGCTACTCTATGGACGAGGATGAGGATGAAGATGAGAATGAGGAGGGGCTGCAAGAGGGTGAGGAAAACCAGGAGGATGAAGATGAGGGGGAGGGAGGTTTCGGAAGCAGGTTACATCTGAAGAAAGGCGTCCCCCCAGACATGGATCTGCTGG ATGGATCCTCGTACCAGCAACGCCATTTAAGGCGAGGTTGGGGTCGTTCCCGCATCCCTTCAGACCCTGCTCTACACCAGGGGTCAGAGAGGCGATCTCGACGCTCGCGATCCGACAGGCCCAGGCTGGACTCCCTGGACTGGAGAGgcgagaaagacagagacagccGAGGCTGCTCCAATGGCTCCTCTCTGACTCTCCATCCGGGACAGTACAAACACGAAGACTCCTGTTCTACCTGCTCTTCATCCTCAgactcagaggaagagggcTACTTCCTGGGACAGCCCATTCCTCTACCCCCGCAACTTCGAAAGCAGCCACCCGAGGAGGGCAAAGACGTAGGCGGAGAGGAGGGGAAGGAGGGGCAGAGGGACTTTGGCCTGAGGGGCAGCATAAGGCGGAGAAGAGCTCACAGCCTGGGTGCAAAGGACAAAGATAAAAACTGTGCTATTTCCTAA
- the prickle3 gene encoding prickle planar cell polarity protein 3 isoform X2 — translation MFLRGSKKRRSNRSEEEDPDRGQPCMRCGDQCPGFRVHGWRKICVHCKCVREEHAVRPVPGQLEKMMTKLVSDFQRHSISDDDSGCASEEYAWVPPGLKPEQVYQYFSCLPEDRVPYVNSPGERYRIKQLLHQLPAHDSEPQYCNSLDEEEKKELRLFSQQRKRENLGRGVVRLFPVTMTGAICQQCGRQICGGDIAVFASRAGHGSCWHPQCFQCASCSELLVDLIYFYQDGQIYCGRHHAERLKPRCQACDEIILADECTEAEGRYWHMKHFCCFECEAALGGQRYIMRESRPYCCSCYESLYAEYCDTCGEHIGIDQGQMTYDGQHWHAVDSCFCCARCQLPLLGRPFLPRRGLIFCSRSCSLGEDPNNSDSCDSALQSRSPHHNRRYGTAEKHHKLQCGSPLQPLEGINPILAPAKDCIHTAVETRGIHCTAPVQNGVPSPSHHPRQRGSYSPLPHIHLGNGLGPSWPSDIPHYSLLPGNCAIKLPGSSPQPEGELNGSTGLSGLNSRGTSTENDCRTWVEKTNKVMQANPPQKNSHVNKLISPDSPPLPLDNPSVLPPPLPMKSRDLLPRDSPSPKLQQPEDRPCDSPPPLTRSNTARVSFREPISSSYSMDEDEDEDENEEGLQEGEENQEDEDEGEGGFGSRLHLKKGVPPDMDLLDGSSYQQRHLRRGWGRSRIPSDPALHQGSERRSRRSRSDRPRLDSLDWRGEKDRDSRGCSNGSSLTLHPGQYKHEDSCSTCSSSSDSEEEGYFLGQPIPLPPQLRKQPPEEGKDVGGEEGKEGQRDFGLRGSIRRRRAHSLGAKDKDKNCAIS, via the exons GAAGATCTGTGTGCACTGCAAGTGTGTACGAGAAGAGCATGCTGTGCGCCCGGTGCCGGGGCAGCTGGAAAAGATGATGACAAAGCTAGTATCTGACTTCCAGAGACACTCCATCTCTGATGACGACTCAGGCTGCGCCTCCGAGGAGTATGCATGGGTTCCACCTGGGCTCAAGCCCGAACAG GTTTACCAATATTTTAGCTGCTTACCAGAGGACAGGGTGCCTTATGTGAACAGTCCAGGAGAGAGATACCGaatcaaacagctgctgcacCAGCTTCCAGCCCACGACAGTGAG CCCCAGTACTGTAACTCTCTGGAcgaggaggagaaaaaggagCTGCGTCTGTTCAGtcagcagagaaaaagagaaaacctgGGGCGGGGCGTTGTAAGACTTTTCCCAGTAACTATGACTGGAGCAATCTGCCAGCAg TGTGGCAGACAGATCTGCGGGGGCGATATAGCCGTGTTTGCGAGTCGGGCAGGACACGGCAGCTGTTGGCATCCTCAATGTTTCCAGTGTGCCTCCTGCAGCGAACTGCTGGTCGATTTGATCTACTTCTACCAGGATGGACAGATATACTGTGGTCGGCACCACGCTGAGAGGCTCAAGCCCCGCTGCCAGGCCTGCGATGAG ATTATTCTAGCAGATGAGTGTACGGAGGCTGAAGGAAGATATTGGCACATGAAGCACTTCTGCTGTTTTGAATGTGAGGCTGCTCTGGGCGGCCAGCGTTACATCATGAGAGAGAGTCGACCGTACTGCTGCTCCTGCTACGAGTCGCTGTACGCAGAGTACTGTGATACCTGTGGAGAACACATAG GTATCGACCAGGGTCAGATGACATACGACGGTCAGCACTGGCACGCTGTGGACTCGTGTTTCTGCTGCGCCCGCTGTCAGCTACCTCTCCTGGGGCGTCCCTTCCTCCCTCGCAGGGGCCTTATTTTCTGTTCCAGGTCCTGCTCTCTGGGAGAAGACCCCAATAACTCGGATTCTTGCGACTCTGCCCTGCAGAGCAGATCGCCTCACCATAACAGACGGTATGGGACAGCAGAGAAACACCACAAGCTACAGTGTGGTTCTCCACTGCAGCCACTAGAGGGCATCAACCCCATTTTAGCTCCTGCAAAAGACTGCATTCATACTGCAGTGGAAACCAGAG GTATCCACTGTACTGCTCCAGTTCAGAATGGAGTTCCTTCACCCAGTCATCATCCTCGTCAAAGAGGCTCGTACTCACCTCTTCCACACATTCATTTAGGGAATGGCTTAGGTCCTTCTTGGCCCAGTGACATTCCACATTACAGTTTACTTCCAGGGAACTGTGCTATCAAACTTCCAGGCAGTAGTCCCCAGCCTGAAGGAGAGCTAAATGGAAGTACTGGACTAAGTGGTCTTAATTCAAGAGGAACCTCTACTGAAAATGACTGTAGGACTTGGGTGGAAAAGACAAATAAAGTTATGCAAG CAAATCCTCCTCAAAAAAACTCTCATGTGAACAAACTCATTTCACCTGACTCGCCTCCGCTTCCTCTGGACAACCCCTCGGTCCTCCCACCTCCCCTGCCCATGAAGTCTCGTGACTTGTTGCCCCGGGATTCACCTTCGCCAAAACTCCAGCAACCAGAGGACAGACCCTGTGACTCTCCACCCCCGCTGACTCGCAGCAACACAGCCAGAGTCAGCTTCAGAGAGCCAATCAGCAGCAGCTACTCTATGGACGAGGATGAGGATGAAGATGAGAATGAGGAGGGGCTGCAAGAGGGTGAGGAAAACCAGGAGGATGAAGATGAGGGGGAGGGAGGTTTCGGAAGCAGGTTACATCTGAAGAAAGGCGTCCCCCCAGACATGGATCTGCTGG ATGGATCCTCGTACCAGCAACGCCATTTAAGGCGAGGTTGGGGTCGTTCCCGCATCCCTTCAGACCCTGCTCTACACCAGGGGTCAGAGAGGCGATCTCGACGCTCGCGATCCGACAGGCCCAGGCTGGACTCCCTGGACTGGAGAGgcgagaaagacagagacagccGAGGCTGCTCCAATGGCTCCTCTCTGACTCTCCATCCGGGACAGTACAAACACGAAGACTCCTGTTCTACCTGCTCTTCATCCTCAgactcagaggaagagggcTACTTCCTGGGACAGCCCATTCCTCTACCCCCGCAACTTCGAAAGCAGCCACCCGAGGAGGGCAAAGACGTAGGCGGAGAGGAGGGGAAGGAGGGGCAGAGGGACTTTGGCCTGAGGGGCAGCATAAGGCGGAGAAGAGCTCACAGCCTGGGTGCAAAGGACAAAGATAAAAACTGTGCTATTTCCTAA
- the prickle3 gene encoding prickle planar cell polarity protein 3 isoform X1: MFLRGSKKRRSNRSQEEEDPDRGQPCMRCGDQCPGFRVHGWRKICVHCKCVREEHAVRPVPGQLEKMMTKLVSDFQRHSISDDDSGCASEEYAWVPPGLKPEQVYQYFSCLPEDRVPYVNSPGERYRIKQLLHQLPAHDSEPQYCNSLDEEEKKELRLFSQQRKRENLGRGVVRLFPVTMTGAICQQCGRQICGGDIAVFASRAGHGSCWHPQCFQCASCSELLVDLIYFYQDGQIYCGRHHAERLKPRCQACDEIILADECTEAEGRYWHMKHFCCFECEAALGGQRYIMRESRPYCCSCYESLYAEYCDTCGEHIGIDQGQMTYDGQHWHAVDSCFCCARCQLPLLGRPFLPRRGLIFCSRSCSLGEDPNNSDSCDSALQSRSPHHNRRYGTAEKHHKLQCGSPLQPLEGINPILAPAKDCIHTAVETRGIHCTAPVQNGVPSPSHHPRQRGSYSPLPHIHLGNGLGPSWPSDIPHYSLLPGNCAIKLPGSSPQPEGELNGSTGLSGLNSRGTSTENDCRTWVEKTNKVMQANPPQKNSHVNKLISPDSPPLPLDNPSVLPPPLPMKSRDLLPRDSPSPKLQQPEDRPCDSPPPLTRSNTARVSFREPISSSYSMDEDEDEDENEEGLQEGEENQEDEDEGEGGFGSRLHLKKGVPPDMDLLDGSSYQQRHLRRGWGRSRIPSDPALHQGSERRSRRSRSDRPRLDSLDWRGEKDRDSRGCSNGSSLTLHPGQYKHEDSCSTCSSSSDSEEEGYFLGQPIPLPPQLRKQPPEEGKDVGGEEGKEGQRDFGLRGSIRRRRAHSLGAKDKDKNCAIS; encoded by the exons GAAGATCTGTGTGCACTGCAAGTGTGTACGAGAAGAGCATGCTGTGCGCCCGGTGCCGGGGCAGCTGGAAAAGATGATGACAAAGCTAGTATCTGACTTCCAGAGACACTCCATCTCTGATGACGACTCAGGCTGCGCCTCCGAGGAGTATGCATGGGTTCCACCTGGGCTCAAGCCCGAACAG GTTTACCAATATTTTAGCTGCTTACCAGAGGACAGGGTGCCTTATGTGAACAGTCCAGGAGAGAGATACCGaatcaaacagctgctgcacCAGCTTCCAGCCCACGACAGTGAG CCCCAGTACTGTAACTCTCTGGAcgaggaggagaaaaaggagCTGCGTCTGTTCAGtcagcagagaaaaagagaaaacctgGGGCGGGGCGTTGTAAGACTTTTCCCAGTAACTATGACTGGAGCAATCTGCCAGCAg TGTGGCAGACAGATCTGCGGGGGCGATATAGCCGTGTTTGCGAGTCGGGCAGGACACGGCAGCTGTTGGCATCCTCAATGTTTCCAGTGTGCCTCCTGCAGCGAACTGCTGGTCGATTTGATCTACTTCTACCAGGATGGACAGATATACTGTGGTCGGCACCACGCTGAGAGGCTCAAGCCCCGCTGCCAGGCCTGCGATGAG ATTATTCTAGCAGATGAGTGTACGGAGGCTGAAGGAAGATATTGGCACATGAAGCACTTCTGCTGTTTTGAATGTGAGGCTGCTCTGGGCGGCCAGCGTTACATCATGAGAGAGAGTCGACCGTACTGCTGCTCCTGCTACGAGTCGCTGTACGCAGAGTACTGTGATACCTGTGGAGAACACATAG GTATCGACCAGGGTCAGATGACATACGACGGTCAGCACTGGCACGCTGTGGACTCGTGTTTCTGCTGCGCCCGCTGTCAGCTACCTCTCCTGGGGCGTCCCTTCCTCCCTCGCAGGGGCCTTATTTTCTGTTCCAGGTCCTGCTCTCTGGGAGAAGACCCCAATAACTCGGATTCTTGCGACTCTGCCCTGCAGAGCAGATCGCCTCACCATAACAGACGGTATGGGACAGCAGAGAAACACCACAAGCTACAGTGTGGTTCTCCACTGCAGCCACTAGAGGGCATCAACCCCATTTTAGCTCCTGCAAAAGACTGCATTCATACTGCAGTGGAAACCAGAG GTATCCACTGTACTGCTCCAGTTCAGAATGGAGTTCCTTCACCCAGTCATCATCCTCGTCAAAGAGGCTCGTACTCACCTCTTCCACACATTCATTTAGGGAATGGCTTAGGTCCTTCTTGGCCCAGTGACATTCCACATTACAGTTTACTTCCAGGGAACTGTGCTATCAAACTTCCAGGCAGTAGTCCCCAGCCTGAAGGAGAGCTAAATGGAAGTACTGGACTAAGTGGTCTTAATTCAAGAGGAACCTCTACTGAAAATGACTGTAGGACTTGGGTGGAAAAGACAAATAAAGTTATGCAAG CAAATCCTCCTCAAAAAAACTCTCATGTGAACAAACTCATTTCACCTGACTCGCCTCCGCTTCCTCTGGACAACCCCTCGGTCCTCCCACCTCCCCTGCCCATGAAGTCTCGTGACTTGTTGCCCCGGGATTCACCTTCGCCAAAACTCCAGCAACCAGAGGACAGACCCTGTGACTCTCCACCCCCGCTGACTCGCAGCAACACAGCCAGAGTCAGCTTCAGAGAGCCAATCAGCAGCAGCTACTCTATGGACGAGGATGAGGATGAAGATGAGAATGAGGAGGGGCTGCAAGAGGGTGAGGAAAACCAGGAGGATGAAGATGAGGGGGAGGGAGGTTTCGGAAGCAGGTTACATCTGAAGAAAGGCGTCCCCCCAGACATGGATCTGCTGG ATGGATCCTCGTACCAGCAACGCCATTTAAGGCGAGGTTGGGGTCGTTCCCGCATCCCTTCAGACCCTGCTCTACACCAGGGGTCAGAGAGGCGATCTCGACGCTCGCGATCCGACAGGCCCAGGCTGGACTCCCTGGACTGGAGAGgcgagaaagacagagacagccGAGGCTGCTCCAATGGCTCCTCTCTGACTCTCCATCCGGGACAGTACAAACACGAAGACTCCTGTTCTACCTGCTCTTCATCCTCAgactcagaggaagagggcTACTTCCTGGGACAGCCCATTCCTCTACCCCCGCAACTTCGAAAGCAGCCACCCGAGGAGGGCAAAGACGTAGGCGGAGAGGAGGGGAAGGAGGGGCAGAGGGACTTTGGCCTGAGGGGCAGCATAAGGCGGAGAAGAGCTCACAGCCTGGGTGCAAAGGACAAAGATAAAAACTGTGCTATTTCCTAA